The Stutzerimonas stutzeri genome segment TGGCCAGCAGCAGGTACGGGTTGGCGTCGGCACCGGCGACGCGGTGCTCGATGCGCACGGCGTCCGGGCTGTCGGTCGGCACCCGCAATGCCACGGTGCGGTTGTCCAGGCCCCAGCAGGGGGCATTGGGTACGTAGAACTGGGCACCGAAACGGCGGTAGGAGTTGACGTTGGGGCAGAGGAAGGCCATCGACGCGGCCATGGTCTGCTGAATGCCGCCGATGGCGTGGCGTAGCGTCTCGCTTTCCAGCGGATTGCTGGTGGCGAAAATGTTGTTGCCATTCTTGTCGAGCAGCGAAATGTGCACGTGCAACCCGTTGCCGGCCTGACCCGGGTAGGGCTTGGCCATGAAGGTGGTGTCCATTTCGTGGTCGTAGGCGATGTTCTTGATCAGGCGCTTGAGCAGCACTGCGTAATCGCAGGCCTTGATCGGGTCGGCCACGTGGTGGAGGTTGACCTCGAACTGTGCCGGTGCGCTTTCCTTGACGATGGCATCGGCGGGTATGCCCTGTTCCTTGGCGCCTTCGAGAATGTCCTGCAGGCAGTCGACGTATTCATCGAGGTCATCGATCAGGTAGACCTGGGTGGAATGCGGTCGTTTGCCGGAAATCGGCGAGCGGGGAGGCTGTGGACGACCGTTCACGTTTTCCTGATCGATCAGGTAGAACTCCAGTTCGAAGGCGGCGCAGATGGTCAGGCCGAGCGCATCGAACTTGCTCACCACTTGGCGCAGCACTTCACGCGGGTCG includes the following:
- a CDS encoding glutamine synthetase family protein — its product is MLSPPRAVQLNEANAFLKEHPEVQYVDLLIADMNGVVRGKRIERASLHRVYEKGINLPASLFALDINGITVESTGLGMDIGDSDRTCFPIPNTLSNEPWQKRPTAQLLMTMHERDGSPFFADPREVLRQVVSKFDALGLTICAAFELEFYLIDQENVNGRPQPPRSPISGKRPHSTQVYLIDDLDEYVDCLQDILEGAKEQGIPADAIVKESAPAQFEVNLHHVADPIKACDYAVLLKRLIKNIAYDHEMDTTFMAKPYPGQAGNGLHVHISLLDKNGNNIFATSNPLESETLRHAIGGIQQTMAASMAFLCPNVNSYRRFGAQFYVPNAPCWGLDNRTVALRVPTDSPDAVRIEHRVAGADANPYLLLASVLAGIHHGLTNKIAPDEPIEGNSYEQVEPSLPTNLRDALRELDDSEIMARYISPQYTDIFVACKESELEEFEHSISDLEYNWYLHTV